A window from Calditrichia bacterium encodes these proteins:
- a CDS encoding AEC family transporter, whose protein sequence is MIILNTLFPVFAVIGLGVLLKRYQLTSEAFLKTADRLVYFIFYPALLFWKIGGATEVVNPALSIAALITVLVMFAISAIAIKIFGITAFQAGSFSQSCYRFNSYVGMAVVFNAIGESGMRELGILIGVVIPVVNVFAVATLIWFNGQSISHAKRLQFTIQAVITNPLILSCIAGFGYSRMANGFPEFLDNTLQMMATISLPLALISIGGALSFDSIRQYTRISAVATVIKLLIFPVIGFYALQWFHITGEAFKVGMIFFALPTSTAIYVLSSQLNSDTQLASAAIVLSTIISFFSLSIVLLM, encoded by the coding sequence TTGATCATTCTCAACACCCTTTTTCCGGTTTTTGCAGTGATTGGATTGGGCGTTTTGCTGAAACGCTACCAACTGACATCGGAAGCATTTCTGAAAACGGCTGACCGGCTGGTTTATTTTATTTTTTATCCGGCGCTGTTGTTTTGGAAAATTGGTGGTGCAACGGAAGTGGTTAACCCGGCGCTGTCAATTGCGGCGCTGATTACGGTGTTGGTGATGTTTGCCATCAGCGCAATCGCTATCAAAATATTCGGGATAACTGCGTTTCAGGCGGGTTCGTTTTCGCAAAGCTGCTACCGGTTCAATTCGTATGTGGGAATGGCGGTGGTTTTCAACGCCATCGGCGAAAGCGGCATGCGCGAACTCGGCATTTTGATTGGTGTAGTGATTCCGGTGGTCAACGTTTTTGCGGTTGCCACGCTCATTTGGTTTAATGGGCAATCGATCAGTCACGCCAAACGGCTGCAATTTACCATTCAGGCGGTCATCACCAACCCGTTGATTCTCAGCTGTATTGCCGGTTTTGGCTATTCGCGAATGGCGAACGGTTTTCCGGAATTTCTGGATAACACGCTGCAAATGATGGCGACAATTTCCCTGCCGCTTGCGCTGATTTCCATCGGCGGTGCACTGTCTTTCGATAGCATTCGCCAATACACGCGCATTTCCGCAGTCGCAACGGTGATCAAATTATTGATTTTTCCGGTGATCGGTTTTTACGCGTTGCAGTGGTTTCACATCACCGGCGAGGCATTCAAAGTCGGGATGATTTTTTTCGCACTGCCCACATCAACGGCTATTTATGTGCTGTCCTCGCAGCTCAACAGCGATACGCAACTGGCTTCCGCCGCAATTGTGCTATCGACAATTATTTCCTTTTTTTCCCTCTCGATTGTTTTGCTAATGTGA
- a CDS encoding roadblock/LC7 domain-containing protein: protein MSQTTSQKLQAILKNFQSSTPDIEGVAVASDDGLVIASRLPEDVEEDRVGAMSAAILSLGERSSDELNRGDVKQVLVKGENGYVVLMNVGSESVLITMTTENVKLGLLFLELKRAAEELRKAL from the coding sequence ATGTCCCAAACGACATCCCAAAAATTGCAGGCGATTCTCAAAAATTTTCAATCCAGCACGCCGGATATCGAAGGTGTAGCTGTTGCAAGTGACGACGGATTGGTGATCGCGTCCCGTTTACCGGAAGATGTTGAAGAAGATCGCGTTGGTGCAATGAGTGCGGCAATTTTGTCGCTCGGCGAACGCAGCTCAGACGAGCTTAATCGCGGCGATGTAAAGCAAGTGCTCGTCAAAGGCGAAAACGGATATGTGGTGTTGATGAACGTTGGCAGCGAATCTGTGCTCATCACCATGACCACCGAAAACGTAAAACTGGGGCTATTGTTTCTGGAACTGAAACGTGCCGCAGAAGAATTGCGCAAAGCGCTGTAA
- a CDS encoding amidase — MFMAIHHLNYAIAQDGSPKSNVETADIRAAEKLIGLKLTEAERDSMLDGIRENADKYEDIRSVNLSNSVWPAMMFNPIPVGKSFDSEQIPFQIDRPENVRRPANLEDVAFWSIPELAEMIRTRQVTSLELTQMYLARLKKYGPKLECVITLTENLALAQAKRADAEIAEGNYRGMLHGIPYGAKDLLAVKGYKTTWGAMPFKDQEFDTDATVIQKLEAAGAVLVAKLTMGALAWGDVWFGGKTRNPWNIEQGSSGSSAGSGSATSAGLVAFAIGTETWGSIVSPASRNRISGLRPTYGRVSRTGAMALSWSMDKIGPLCRSTEDCAIVFNAILGPDGQDQTLHDLPFNYRSDFDVRQLRLGYLKSEFENADSVSQPFLQAALDNFSEMGYELIPIELPDLPVWDLSIILGAEAAAAFDALTRSNDDDLLVRQIKNAWPNEFRTSRFIPAVEYINANRIRYLWIQEMAALFETVDAYISPSFGENLLITNLTGHPCVVVPNGAAEQSISFTGNLFDEATILALAKQYQQATGFHKLHPDLSGLGE; from the coding sequence ATGTTTATGGCAATACATCATTTAAATTATGCGATTGCACAGGATGGTTCGCCAAAATCCAATGTTGAAACCGCCGATATCCGCGCTGCGGAAAAGCTGATCGGGCTGAAGCTAACCGAAGCTGAACGCGATTCGATGCTCGACGGCATTCGCGAAAATGCCGACAAATATGAGGATATCCGCAGTGTGAATCTGTCGAACAGCGTGTGGCCGGCGATGATGTTCAACCCGATTCCCGTCGGTAAATCGTTCGATAGCGAGCAAATTCCATTTCAAATTGATCGCCCGGAAAATGTGCGGCGTCCGGCAAATCTGGAAGATGTCGCATTTTGGTCAATTCCCGAATTGGCGGAGATGATTCGCACCCGGCAAGTCACATCGCTGGAACTCACCCAAATGTATCTCGCGCGATTGAAAAAATATGGTCCGAAGCTCGAATGCGTGATCACACTGACCGAAAATTTGGCGCTGGCGCAGGCAAAACGTGCAGATGCGGAAATCGCCGAAGGCAACTATCGCGGGATGCTGCATGGCATCCCGTATGGCGCAAAAGATTTGCTGGCGGTAAAAGGCTACAAAACCACCTGGGGCGCGATGCCGTTCAAAGATCAGGAATTTGATACGGATGCCACGGTTATTCAAAAATTGGAAGCCGCCGGTGCGGTGCTCGTCGCGAAACTGACGATGGGCGCTTTGGCGTGGGGCGATGTCTGGTTTGGCGGGAAAACCCGCAATCCGTGGAATATTGAGCAGGGCAGCAGCGGTTCCTCTGCCGGCTCCGGCTCGGCAACCAGCGCTGGCTTGGTGGCGTTCGCTATCGGGACGGAAACGTGGGGCAGCATTGTGAGTCCCGCGTCCCGCAACCGAATATCCGGTTTGCGTCCGACCTACGGACGAGTGAGCCGCACCGGCGCAATGGCGCTCAGTTGGTCGATGGACAAAATTGGCCCGCTGTGCCGCAGTACAGAGGATTGCGCGATCGTTTTCAACGCAATTCTGGGACCGGACGGGCAGGACCAAACGCTGCATGATTTGCCGTTCAATTATCGTTCGGATTTCGATGTCAGACAGCTCCGGCTCGGCTATCTGAAAAGCGAATTTGAAAATGCTGATTCCGTCAGCCAGCCATTTTTGCAAGCTGCGCTGGATAATTTTTCAGAAATGGGTTACGAATTGATTCCGATCGAATTGCCGGATTTACCCGTCTGGGATTTGTCGATCATCCTCGGCGCGGAGGCTGCCGCCGCATTCGATGCGCTCACGCGTTCCAACGATGACGATCTGCTGGTTCGTCAAATCAAAAACGCCTGGCCGAACGAATTCCGCACATCGCGATTTATTCCGGCGGTGGAATATATCAACGCCAACCGCATCCGCTATTTGTGGATTCAGGAAATGGCCGCGTTGTTCGAGACGGTTGATGCATATATTTCACCCAGTTTTGGCGAAAATTTGCTGATTACCAATCTGACCGGCCATCCCTGCGTTGTGGTGCCGAACGGCGCGGCAGAGCAGAGCATCAGCTTTACCGGCAATTTGTTCGACGAAGCGACGATTCTGGCGCTCGCGAAACAATATCAGCAGGCAACGGGTTTTCACAAGTTGCATCCGGATTTATCCGGGTTAGGTGAATAA